In the Melanotaenia boesemani isolate fMelBoe1 chromosome 14, fMelBoe1.pri, whole genome shotgun sequence genome, TGTTGTCCTAATATCCACCACTGGTTTCAGCATAATTCAGTGCATTCATCTGGAAATGCATTGCAGGTGTTAGCCAGGGCAGATATCTAGCAAGTGTCCCGATGCACCAAATTAGCTGATGATGCTCATCAGGATCTGGTCCAGTGGAGTCTGGCTGTGTGGCTATTTAGAGATGAGTGTGACACCCATCTTAATTGCAGCAGAACAGCGCTGTGGGACCACAGGCTCCCTTAGAGGGCTGACCTGGAACATCAGTGCCTGCTGCTCAgattatcaaaaagaaaaaaaaaaaaaaatttgctctAATTTCTCTGCCAGCTGACCCAGTCAAAATTatgataaaagagaaaacatgttttatgatgttgtgttttgttgccACAACTACAGTGCAGAGATACAGTAAGAGCATATGGCTGTATACTAATATCTGTTTGTGGAAAGATTAGAGCTACATATATAAATTTCTAGTAACTCCTATAACTACTAGTAATAACTAATAATGTAAATTTCCCTAAAACTGATGTGGGATTTTTGCTTCATATGATGTCAAGATAAATACAGAGAATTGTCATGCATTTTCAGTTAACAGTGCCCTTGTTTCCTCTTCTACCTTGTCCATAGTTGAGGACTGGGACAGTTTCCAGGCCATTTTGGATCACACATACAAGATGCACTTCAAATCTGAACCCAGTCTCCATCCTGTTCTCATGTCAGAGGCTTCGGTGAGTTCTGTTTTCCTTGAGTTGGAGTTTGAATGTCTCTGATTTATATTCTGTGACTGGCAAACAGCAACTTGCTGCTGAACCAGAGTCATGGAAAGATAATCAATGATTTAGCTGTAATGAAGATGTGGTAAGGCcaggatttgaagtgttgttagTTTCTGTGCTGGTCCTCATCACTACAGGGAAACAAACTGTATAAATAAGAGTGTCTGACTGGGACAGTTTGTTGTCAGTGGGTTAAcgtctgttttgtgtttgcagtGGAACACACGAGCAAAACGAGAGAAACTAACAGAGTTGATGTTTGAGCATTACAACATTCCCGCCTTCTTCCTCTGTAAATCAGCTGTGCTGTCTGCGTATCCTTTACTGGTTCATCTCATCCACAAAAAGATGTGACAGAATTTGCTGGGTTAATTTAATAATCTTCCTGTGGTTTGGTGATGGTTTCAAGCTTATGTTTTGTTATGACAGATTTGCTTAACTAATAATGTACCTTTTTATATAAGTTGAACTACATCACATTTCCTTTACTTTGAGCATTTAAGCTTTGCCAATGGCCGGTCTACAGGCCTGGTCCTCGACAGTGGAGCCACGCACACCACAGCAATTCCAGTACATGATGGCTACGTCTTGCAACAAGGTgaccatttatttttaattactcACTCGGTAAGAACAAAGCTAAATGTTTTACATGTAAACCAGGGAATCACTTCATGATCAAACTTCAGTGATAATAAGTTTGAATCCCACGTCTGTAAGTTCATCTTCTCTTTGTATTTTGTTGCCATCCGCTGGTTGGAGCAAGAATCTCATGTTCAGTTCACCCACTTTTCTGTtagctttattttttccattgttCCACAAGAGCAGTCTTTTGTGACCCACAGGAGTTTTGATATTCTCTACAGCTCCCTTCCTTATTTGGTCTGCGTTCACTATGTTTGAAATCATCTTGATAAAAccaagttttgttttataaatgaatcTAAATCAACCGCTGCATCATGCATTAGTCTATGGTTTTCTGTCTCGAGGTTGTCTGAACACCGTCTTTGTCTTTTGGATGCAGATGGGACATGGGACAGGGACAGGGACAGATCTGGCTCAGAACTCAGTTTCTCAGTTTGAACTCAGTTTGATCTCAGTTTCTGTAGTAAATCTAATCTGGCAGATGACAATCATAGTAATATGTcaacttgttttaaatttgagttgtttttgttataCAGACAATCATAAACTTTCAGACTCAGCCCTTCACCTTTCCCAATGAACTTTAAGAATGTGGTATTTTTGAGTTCTGTGAGTCTTGAGTTGATTTACTTTCTCTGACAGGCATTGTCAAGTCACCTCTGGCCGGTGACTTCATGAGCATGCAGTGCAGGGAGCTGTTTCAGGAGTTAAATGTTGAAATAATTCCCCCTTATATGATTGCATCAAAGgtaaataacacattttagattattttaactACAAATTCACACAAGCTTTGCTGAAGAAATGACCATGTGAACCTATTACAGGATGCAGTGCGTGAGGGGTCCCCAGCCAGctggaagaaaaaggaaaaactacCTCAAGTCACCCGCTCTTGGCACAACTATATGTGTAATGTAAGCAGCAacgtttttattttgcagcacaGTTATGATCATTTTTTTGATGGATATGACCTCAATCCAATCTGCATTACTGTCTGCAGTGTGTAATTCAGGACTTTCAGGCGTCGGTGCTGCAGGTGTCGGACTCTCCATATGATGAACAGTAAGAGATGGCATCATCATATGAATTCCTACTTTGTTTAGAGAATAATATCTCAAGTTGCCATTTATTCTGGCCTCTTAAAGCACTGGAAAATAACACAAGGCCACAGtaacaaaacctaaaaaagCCACAGGTTCACAAAGCTTTTAAAGATTTTCACCACATAGTTTTCAGTTTAAGCTTAAAATGGAAATAGTGGTGGGTTATCAGACAAGTGTGCTTTATTTTATAGCAGTCACATTATTCTAGGCTTCTGCATGGAATACttactttaattaaactttttacaAGTTACTCATGTTGTCCCTCAGAGTTGCAGCCCAGATGCCCACAGTGCATTATGAACTACCCAACGGCTACAACTGTGACTTTGGGGCTGAGAGGTTAAAGATCCCAGAGGGATTGTTTGACCCCTCGAATGCCAAGGTGCGTGCTCCCTCGTCATGCTTCATTAACCTCAATGTGATTGCAGAGATAAGCGCTAACAGCCATAGCAGCGGAGCATTCACTTTAACTTCTTTGACTAAGGAGAGCAGCCTCTTGGTTCTGAGGagcttaaatgtttttatttttgataaatcATTTTCAGGGCCTGTCAGGAAACACCATGTTAGGAGTTGGCCATGTGGTGACGACTAGTGTGGGAATGTGTGACATTGACATCCGGCCAGTGAGTATCAGAATTTTCAACGATATCAAGTTTTTTGCTGACCTGTATACTGCTCTTTGCTTGCTCCACACTATACGTATAAATTCCAAAACCTGTACCAACACAAGGAACATCATCTTCTAACGTCAAAATGTTAAGGAAACACAATTTCCACATCACGCGTTCCCTTGCACTTCCTCCCTCACATTTCCAGCCAGGAGAGTTAAAAGCTACAAACCTTCTCCTGCTGATGTGCTTGTGTGAACAGCAACTGGGGTAAAAAGACCAGAATAAACTGTCCAGGCTTtctcctggaacttttggactTAAGCAGCAGTGTGGATGATCTTTTAAGAGATTTTAAAAGCCACACGGGTGTGTTCTAAtatctaatttatttgttttcctccagACGTTAATCTCAGATGGGAGCTTGTTTGGGAGATGATGACAGTGTTCTTGTGTTGTTTTCAGCGAGTGTGATAAGATCACAAACTCACTTTGAGACTTTTGTGCATTTTAGGGTCTGTATGGCAGTGTGGTGGTGACTGGAGGAAACACACTCATTCAGGGCTTCACTGACCGACTGAACAGAGAACTCTCCCAAAAAACCCCTCCGGTGAGAAACTGAATGCCCCCACTACTCTAAATACAATGATTTATGGTAATGTTAAAGTAAATGATGCActgctgtttttatctttttttttctatatgcaacactgctgtttttttaaatgtttattttttggaaCATGTTTGTAATTTTACAGAGCATGAGACTGAAGTTGATTGCCAACAGCACCACAGTGGAGCGCCGGTTCAGTGCCTGGATTGGAGGCTCCATTCTGGCATCACTTGTAAGGACGCACAGAAGCCAAATGAGATCACTCACAAATAAGTTTTTCACTTTGTGTTTTATATCGGTGTGGCATTAAAAAGATCCCTGCCTGGCACAGTAATGTGACAGTTCCTGTACTTGTGTTTTCCAGGGAACTTTCCAACAGATGTGGATCTCCAAACAAGAGTATGAGGAGGGAGGAAAGCAGTGTGTGGACAGGAAGTGTCCTTGATTTGACTACTTTCTCTGCACTGTCTTTATTACAAGTTGATCATTGTAAAGCATTTCCCCATCGACCTGGACTCTTGAACACCTTGTTCTCATTTTGTATGACTTGTTTTTAAAACGGAGTTGGTCTATACACCTGTCTGGGACTTATTTAAGGAATCAAACATGCACATTATAAGTTCCTTTGTCAACATCCTGTCTGTTGCCTTATCTTTTGTTATTGAAAACATTGCATCATCAGAAACGCTTGTTTAAATACGGTGGGAAAATACAATTTTCTAAACAGAATTTGTTGCACAAGGTGTCAGAATATTGACATGGTTACCATTGTGTTAAGGGTCTGTATTTGAAGAGCAGATCAGTGTGAatattgtcttttgtttttaattttttatttttttgtgtagcAGAAATTCATCATCAGAGGCCAGTCAGTCCCTGCCTGTGCCCACTATTgtcagctgaaaataaaatttccCTTCTTGCTACTGTCATCATACggccttttaaaaataaagtgatgttttgttatcttttttgttgcatttgcaAAAGTCATCTGATACATGCACATCCTTATTTTAATTCAAAGTTTCTTGTATTTGAGTTACAAGAGCTCCAAACATTAAACATGGAAGTATGAAAACAACATTTCAGGTTTACATAATTTATCCTGTAGGGCTGATTAACAAATGGAATAATTCAGTCAGGCGACCTTCAGCAATTTACATGAGCTGTAGTAAAACCATTTATCCCcctcacataaaaaaaagccacGTTTACATTTCACGATGCAGGAACCTTCATTTGAGGAAACTTCTTCTCTAATTTTGCAATCCTGCACTTCCTTAGATTTGATTTCCTGACTCTTTCCCGCAAGTATTTTTCTAAGCGCaacctgtaaaaagaaaaaaaagttgataaGTACCAGTTTTACATATCACCACTgattaacacataaaaaataaataaaaacatgcatcttACCTCATGTGGGGCTGGACAAATGAAGGTGTGTAGAATCTATTGCGCTTGTATCTTCTATTCATGTACCAGGGAATTGCATATTCTTTGAATCGATACctggaggcaaaaaaaaatatatatgtatctatattatattaataaatataaatatatatacacatacatatatacacacacacactggtgtTGCATCTCATTTTCTACCTACTAAAGATTTAACAGCAGTTCTGATAAGATCCAGGTCAggttttaattgtaaaaaactGCTAATGTAAAATCCATGAACAACATTTTTCAGATATTCCTCCTTCATACGTCACATGGTATAAACTAGAATTTGTCCTCACCAGCTGACATGTCCAAAAATGTTCCTCCTCCAGTCTCCGGGCCGGCCCTTCtcctgtcctgtctgcagcaaACGCAGCGCATTCTCTCTTTCCAGCACCACCGTCTCTAGTCTGATCAATGACCGCTCAACCTGCGAGTGCatagttatttgttttgttttttttaaataaacttccATAATTTTGCAGATACTATGGAACGATCATATTTAATCTGCAGTAAGGGACCCAGACTCGTCAGTTTAGCATCCCACTTACCTTCTTTAGCCTCTCTGGACTCGGCATCTGAACCCTTTGCCTTTTTGCTTCCTGCTCAAGTGTGAGCAACATGTTCTTTTCTCTTAGAAGCACATACCtgacacagaaataaatgttaCTATCACAGATGAGTCTTTCCACTTAGAAGCACCAGAAGCAGCATTACTACCACAGTCCACAGCTCACCAGAGTTTGTGCAAGTCCTCGTTGCTCTTTGTTCTTAGTAGTTTGGCTGTCCATGGGGCTCctgtgataaaacaaaaaaatttgacTTCTTttacagcaggaaaacaaacaaacaaacaaacaaacaaaaaagtgccTACAAAGCTTTAGtcgtaaaaaatattttaaagatatCTGCATGAGTTTTTGTCAATGTCTCCTGTGATGCAAATCCAGCTTTAGATCTGGATTAAAATCTAGAATGTATTTTTAATCAGGCGACAAACACACATTGTGACCACAATACTCTCTGAAAGCTGTAAAAGAGTTTACCTGACTTCACGGTGGATTCTCCCCAGTTCTCAGAGAGGTCAAAAAACTCCTCCAGGCCTCTCCGGCTGAGGGTTGTATGCAAAGCTCGATATTGACCCACAAACCTGATGGGAGTGATCGTAGATGGTGCAGCCAGTGAAGACTTCTCCCTggttaaagtaaaataagtttAATGTGTAAAATTCAAAGAACATTTCaagaaaaattgttttttacatataatcCTTACTATGTGACTTCAAGTAGAATAAATACTAAACATACatgaaaacaactaaacaatCAATATAGTTTTTgccaaa is a window encoding:
- the actl6a gene encoding actin-like protein 6A, producing the protein MSGGVYGGDEVGALVFDIGSYSVRAGYAGEDCPKADFPTVIGVTLDREDGSTPMETDGDKGKQSGTTYYIDTNQLRVPRENMEVMSPLKNGMIEDWDSFQAILDHTYKMHFKSEPSLHPVLMSEASWNTRAKREKLTELMFEHYNIPAFFLCKSAVLSAFANGRSTGLVLDSGATHTTAIPVHDGYVLQQGIVKSPLAGDFMSMQCRELFQELNVEIIPPYMIASKDAVREGSPASWKKKEKLPQVTRSWHNYMCNCVIQDFQASVLQVSDSPYDEQVAAQMPTVHYELPNGYNCDFGAERLKIPEGLFDPSNAKGLSGNTMLGVGHVVTTSVGMCDIDIRPGLYGSVVVTGGNTLIQGFTDRLNRELSQKTPPSMRLKLIANSTTVERRFSAWIGGSILASLGTFQQMWISKQEYEEGGKQCVDRKCP
- the mrpl47 gene encoding 39S ribosomal protein L47, mitochondrial, with translation MAASSSVGRVLTLCKQFQNVLRVSSAINIHHCTRNLTKCPDHLSREKSSLAAPSTITPIRFVGQYRALHTTLSRRGLEEFFDLSENWGESTVKSGAPWTAKLLRTKSNEDLHKLWYVLLREKNMLLTLEQEAKRQRVQMPSPERLKKVERSLIRLETVVLERENALRLLQTGQEKGRPGDWRRNIFGHVSWYRFKEYAIPWYMNRRYKRNRFYTPSFVQPHMRLRLEKYLRERVRKSNLRKCRIAKLEKKFPQMKVPAS